The genomic segment AAAAGTTCTCTTTTTAAGGTTTCCCCATACGGTTTGATTCTCAGATCCGGCATAAAACTGTTTTAAGGTTTCACTTTTATAAACTGCTATTAATGCTGTATCTATTTCAACTGTTCTCTCGTCAGTAAGTATAATTGCTGGCACCTTTTTTTTGATAATAGGTGTAGGTTTTGGGTCTTCTTTTTTACAGCCCAAAAAGAGGCATATTACTACTAAAGAGTAAAGTTTTTTCATTTTATAATTTTTTAAACATCAAATAATGTTCGCCAACATCTTTAATATCAAATGCTTCGCCAAGTGTTTGGTAATTCATTTTTTGATAGAATCCGACAGCAGCAGTTCTGGCGTTGAACCAAATTAAATCTATTTGGTTTTCATTGCAATACACCTCGCAATGTCTTACCAAAGCTTCTCCGATTCCTTTTTTCTGGTGGATTTCTAAAACAGCCATCCCTCGAATCTGAGCTTGATTTTGAGCGGCAAATATAGGATTGATTTTTTCGAATAACGAAATAATTCCTGTTAAATTTTCGTTTTCAGATAAACCGAAATGATGCGTAGATTCTAGGTCGTCTCCTTCAAAGACACAGCTTTCTATAGGTTTTCCTTTTCTTAAAACAGGTTGACGAACGGTATAAGTTTCTTTTGATGGAATTTCTCTGATTGTAATCATGATTTTTTGAAAAAATAATACTTTTATAACTTTTTAATTTTAAATAAGTTATAAAAAAATGTTGAATTTTATTGATTTTTTTTGCCCAAAAGCTTGTTTTGAACTGAACTTTCTTTCTATATTTGCACAACCAATGCGAAAGTAGCTCAGTTGGTAGAGCTCCAGCCTTCCAAGCTGGTTGTCGCGAGTTCGAGCCTCGTCTTTCGCTCTAAAAAGTAAACACGTTTTACTTTATGTGAGAATAAATTTTTTGATTTTTATTTTGTTTTAAAAATTAAATTTTTTAGTTTTGCACCCGGTTAATGCGAAAGTAGCTCAGTTGGTAGAGCTCCAGCCTTCCAAGCTGGTTGTCGCGAGTTCGAGCCTCGTCTTTCGCTCTTCAAAAGCCTCAAACATTTGTTTGAGGCTTTTTTGTTTTTGTGTTTTTTGAACCATATAGGTGATATAAGAAAAATAAAAGTTTTTTATTGAGCTTTTAACATGAACTTATATCACTTATATGGTTTAAAAAATTATTTCAAATCGCTCAAATCGCTTTCTGTTTCTAATTCTTGAGCTTCTTGGTTTTGCTGAAACAATCTCGCAGACAAAGCTCCTTTCAAAGTAATTTTTTCTCCTTTAACTTCCAGCCAACTCCCTTCTCTTAAACCTAAAACAGGAATTGAATTGAAAGCATGGAATTCTTTTATTCTTGTTTCGCGAGTTTCTCCCATGTGCTTAGATTGCAAATCGGCATCCAGATAATGCGGATTTAAGTTGAATGGAATTAATCCTAAAGTCTGGAAGCTTGGAGGGTAGATAATAGGCATGTCGTTTGTGGTCTGCATTGATAAACCGCAAATGTTGCTTCCAGCGCTTGAGCCAAGATAAGGCGTGCCGTTTTTTACGGTTTCAGAAAGCAACTGCATAATATTGTTTTTGTAAAGCTGGGTAACCAATAAAAAAGTGTTTCCTCCGCCGGTAAAGATTCCCTCAGCATTTTTTATTGCATCCTGTGGATTCTCAAATTCATGAATTCCTTTAACATTGATATTGATGCTGTTAAAAGCTTCTGATGCTTTTTGCGTATACTCGTCATGCGAAATTCCTCCTGGACGAGCATAGGGGATAAATAAAATTGTTTTGCAATTTTTAAAATGTGTTTTTAAAGTAGGTAAAATGTATTCTAAGTAGTTGCCTCCGTGCAAAGTAGAAGTGCTTGCAATGATAATGCTTTTCATGATTCTTAAACTCAAATTTTGTTTGTTAAAGGTATTAAAAACTCTGTTTTTGTTTGAATTTTTAATATTTTAATTAACATATTTTTACCATGTCGTTAATATTAAATTTGGAATGACTTAGGATATTTTTACCGTTTTAAGAATATTTTTAATTTATTTCATTTTGTTTCAGAAAATTACTTGTTTTTTAATTGTTATGGCGGGGCAAGCTTGCTGGTCACAAACTCTGGAACGTTCTGTTTTTAATGGGAAAGTAACTTCTAATACCTTAGATTTAGAAGGTGTTTATGTGATTAATGCGCAAACAGAAGAAACGGTAACGACAAATGCATCCGGATCTTTTTCGATTTTAGCAAAGCCTGATGACGTGCTGGTTTTTTCTTCAATAAGTTTTAAAGAAAAAAGAGTCTTATTGAAGCAAGAAGATTTTTCAAATCTTAATTTTTCTGTTAATCTTACTATGGTGATGTATCAACTGCAAGAAGTTGTTGTGAAGCGATACGATAATATTAATGCTGAAAGTTTAGGGATAGTGCCTTTAGGACAAAAGAAATACACTGCAGCGGAGCGTAAGTTGCAGACAGCGACTGCGCTAAATGCTACAGCAGATGCGGGAATGATGGCTGGAGGTTCTATTTCTGCGGATCCGTTGCTAAATTTCTTCTCTGGAAGAACGGCTATGCTTAAAAAAGAAGTTGCTGTTGAGAAGAAGGAGTTTTTTATGAGACTTCTGGAAAATATGTTTAGCCTAGATCATTTTATTGACCGATTAAAAATTCCGGCAGATTATGTGAAAGGGTTTGAATATTATGCTATAGAAAATGATAAGTTTACGGCTATTTTGAATTCTAAAAATAAAACTTCTACAGAATTTCTTTTAGGAGAATTGGCTGTTAAATATAAAGAAATGATTGCTGGTGAGAGTAAATAAGATTATAGCCATTGTTGTTTTTCTTTTTTTTGTTCAGATTGGTTTTGGGCAAAAAAATGATGTTAAACTTTTAGCAGGAAAAGTGCAAGAGCAATCTAGTCCTGTTGAAGGAGTAAATATTATAAATAATGCTACTCAAGCAACTGCCGTTTCTGACTCTGATGGTAATTTTTCCATTGCTGTTCGGGAAGGAGATGTTTTGGTTTTTTCAGCCGTAAATCTCGATCCTGTAAGGATTAGAATTGCTCCAGAACATTTAATAAATAGCTCTTTAGTTGTAAAAATGACTGCAAAAGAAGTGGAGCTGAAAGAGGTGGTTGTTAATGAAAATGCTAATATAACAGCCGAAAATCTTGGGATTATTCCGTACGGACAAAAAAAATACACGCCAGCAGAACGAAAAGTTTATACTGCGACTTCAACATCTATTGATAAACTATTAAATAAAATTTCGGGACGGACTGCAATGCTGAAAAAAGAAGTGAATGTAGAGAAGAAAGAAGCACTTTTTAGAAAATTGGAATATCTTTTTGAGGAGAATTATTATACAGATAGATTGAAAATTCCTGTCGATGATATTAAAGGATTTCAATTATTTTGTGTGGATGATGCCGATTTTGCTGTATCTTTGAATACTAAAAACAAAACAATGAGTATGTTTTTAATTACAGATCTAGCAAGAAAATATCTAATAATTCTCGAAAATGAAAAATAAACTAGGAGTACTCGTTGTCTGCTTATTTTGTCAATTTGTATTAGGGCAAAACGGTTTCAGGAAACCATTACACGGTCAGGTTATAAACGATTTTTTGGCCATTGAAAGTGGTTATGTAATGAATATTAATGCGAATGTCAGAACATTTATTGGTTCTGGCGGTTTGTTTGATATCATGGCACAACCTAAAGATACTTTGTTGTTTTCTGGCTTGACATTTCAATCAAAAAAAGTGGTTTTAACTGAAAAAGATTGTGCTGAGGTTCTTTTGAAAATAAAGCTGGATTTGGTTAATAATCAGCTTAAAGAAGTTGTAGTTCATAAGGAATTAAAAGTAAAATCATTACAAGGTGGTTCTCAGAAATATGTAGATATGCAGTTTGAAGACGATAAACAGTCTACCGCAAAAAATAATGCAATGCTTTCTGATCAGACCATAAAATATGGTACCGATTTTGTTCGAATTTTTAAAGACGTCAAAAAGCTTTTGAGCAAAAAAGACGAAGTAAAAGAGGAAGAAATCACAGATATTGCTTTTGTAGAATATGCTAAAGATAACTTTACAAAAGATTTTTATTCTAAAACACTCAATCTTAAAGATGATGAAGTCGAATTGTTTTTGATGTATTGCTCAAACGATCCGCATTCTAAAGAATTGGTAGATCCAGATCAGAAGTTTCAGTTGATGGATTTTATGATTAATAAGAATAAAGAATTTAAGAAAGCTGAGGCTGCTCAAAAATGAAAAAAAGAATAATTTATCCCTTGCTTGGAGTTTTGTTTGTATTGACTTCGGCATTTGCTTTTCATAAATTTTATGTAGGGGTTTTTCAAGTAAATTATGCTGCTGAAAAGAAGATGCTGCAGATTACTTCCCGAATTTTTATTGATGATTTGAATAATGCTATGGAGAAAAAGTATCACAAAAAGACATTTGTTGGTACTAGCAAAGAAACTCCGGCAGATGTTGAATTATTAAAAAAATATCTATCTGAACATTTTTCAATTAAAGTAAATGGACAGCAAAAGGTCATAACTTTTTTATCTAAAGAAGTTGAAGCTGATGATGTTTTGGTTTGTTATTCTAGAATTAAGGATATAGATAAATTCAAAACCCTTGAGATTTCAAACACTATTTTGGTGGATTGGAACTCAGAACAGCAAAACATTACACATATTTCAGCATTCGACACAAAAAGAAGTGTTCTTTTTACAGAATCTTCAAGGAAAGAATTGTTAAAATATTAATGTATTGGTAAAATTAATGTTTTAATTACTATTTTCACAGCCTAAAGAAATTACCATTAAAAATTTATGAAAAAACTTTCATTATTCTTACTTTTTCCTGCAATGTTAGTGGCGCAGGATAAAGCAACAACCACACCTACTAAACAACAGGGAAAGTACGACACGAACAAGTTTAGCCAAATGTACGATTTGCTGGCAACACCAAACATGTTTCGTACAGCTTCTGGAGCTCCAGGGCCAGCTTACTACCAACAACAAGCAGATTATAAAATCGATGTTGAATTGGATGATAAAAATTCAAAATTAAGCGGATCTGAAACCATCACCTACACTAATAATTCACCAGACAGCTTAGAGTATCTATGGATTCAGCTGGACCAAAATCAAGCAAGAGCAAATGGACAGACTTCATTAGCAGAGGGCGAAAAAATCAATCAGGTTTTACCGCTTGAAGGTTTTTCTTCTAAATATTTAAAGAAAGATTTAGAGCGTGGTTTTAATATCGAACAGGTAAAAGATGCTAAAGGGAATCCAATGTCATATACGATCAACGAAACCATGATGCGTATTAATCTGACTTCGCCTTTAAAACCTGGGGAAAAAATTTCATTCTCTATTAAATGGTGGTACAATATCAATAACTATAGAAAAGAAGGCGGTCGTTCAGGATATGAATTATTCGAGAAAGATGGCAATAAATTATATGTAATCGCTCAGTTCTATCCAAGAATGGCGGTTTACAATGATGTTGAAGGATGGCAGAATATGCAGTTCTGGGGAAGCGGAGAGTTTGCTCTTCCTTTCGGAAACTTTGATGTAAACATTACAGTTCCTGCAGATCACGTAATCGACGCAACTGGAGAATTAATGAACAGAAGTGAAGTATTTACAGCTGAACAGGTAAAAAGATACGAACAAGCACAAAAATCATTTGATAAACCTGTAGTTATTGTAACGCAGGCAGAAGCAGAAGCAGCAGAAAAAGGTTTTTCTGAGAAGAAAAAAACTTGGAAATTCAGCGCTAAAAATGTTCGTGATTTCGGGATTGCTTCTTCAAGAAAATTCATTTACGATGCAATGGCTGTGAAAATTGGAAACAGAACCGTAATGGCAGAATCTGTTTATCCAAAAGAGGCAAACCCGCTTTGGGGAGAAACTTCTACAATGGTAGTTGCTCATACTCTAAAAAGCTATTCTTCTCATACTTTTGATTATCCTTATCCAAAAGCAGTTTCTGTTTCTGCAGAAGATCAAGGTATGGAATATCCAATGATTTGTTGGAATTTTGGTCGTCCTGATGAAAATGGGGTAACGAGCAAAGAAGTTAAAAACGGAATGATTGGTGTTATTATCCACGAAGTTGGACATACTTTCTTCCCAATGATTGTAAACTCTGACGAGCGTCAATGGACTTGGATGGATGAAGGTTTAAACTCATTTTTAGAATATTTAGCTGAACAAGAATTAGATTCAAATTTCCCATCAAGAAGAGGACCTGCAAAAAATATTGTTCCTTACATGAGTGGTGATCAGAAGTTTTTAGAACCAATTATGTCAAACTCTGAAACGATTCACCAATTTGGAAATAATGCTTACGGAAAACCAGCTACAGGTCTTAATATTTTAAGAGAAGTAGTTATGGGAAGAGAATTATTCGATCATGCATTCAGAACATATGCAAACAGATGGAAGTTTAAGCACCCAACCCCAGAAGATTTCTTTAGAACAATGGAAGATGCTTCAGCAGTAGATTTAGATTGGTTCTGGAGAGGTTGGTTCTATTCAACTGATTTTGTTGATATCGGAATTAAAGACGTAAAACAATATTACGTTTCAGATACTCCAACTACAGATATCAAAGACGTAAAAGTTAGAAAAGGACGTTTTGGATATGAAAAAGGACCTTTTTGTTTACTTGGTTGCAGGAGATAATGCAGAAGTAAGTGATTCTAAGAAAAAAAGCTTTAAAAGTGCAAGATTTCAAACCTTTAGCAGATTATGTAGATCAGACTTTTACAGCAGAAGAAAAAGCTAGCATTAAATCTCCTAAGTACTTCTACGAAGTAGAATTTAACAAGCCAGGCGGAATGATCATGCCTATTTTGGTTGAGATTACTTACGAAGATGGTTCTAAAGATAATTACAAATATCCAGCACAAATCTGGAGAAAAAGTAATGATACCGCTAAAAAAGTTTATGCTACAACAAAAGCAATTAAGAGTATTCAAATTGACCCGCAATTGCTAACGGCTGATATTGATGTAACCAATAACTCTTGGCCAAAAGTGGAAACAAAGTCAAAATTTGACTAGATAAATTAAAAAAATATAAAAAGCTCATCAAGTCTATAAATGCTTGATGAGCTTTTTTATTTTAATTAAATGCATTTTCAAGGACTTTTTAAGTTAATTTTAAAACTCTAAGCTGCAAAATTTAATATCTTTGTGACTACAAAATTAAAAGTTATGTTTGGTATAGGAGGAGGAGAATTAGTTTTTATACTGTTTATAGTGCTAATGCTTTTTGGTTCAGATAAAGTGCCAGAAATTGCACGTACAATGGGAAAAGCTATGGCTCAATTAAAAAATGCAACTAATGATATTAAAAGCGAAATTCAGAAAGGAGCAGAGGCAAATGGTCTTGATGCAAAATCTCTGAACGATATTACTGGAAATATCAATGCAGAAATTAACAATGCAAAATCAAATTTACTTGGAGATACAGGAAATCTTTTAGGAGATACTGCAACTGAAATCGAAAAGGTAAAAGAAGATATTGACACTCTTTCTGGACCTATAAAACGCCAAATGTAATGCTTCAAAAAATACAGGAATTAGATAAAGATCTTTTAATCTTTCTTAACGGATTAGGTTCTGAAACATACGATAAATTATGGCTTATTATTACCAATCAATTGTATTGGACGCCATTTTTCTTATTTCTATTCTATCTTATTTATAAAAAAATAGGAGGAAAACAAACCCTGTATTTATTGCTTTTTATTGCAGTTTTGATTGCTTTTACAGATCAAACCTGTAACTTATTCAAACATACTTTCCAGCGTTTGCGACCATGCAATGATCCGGAAATAAATTCAATTATTAGAGTTGTACAGGTTAGAAAATCATATAGTTTTTTCTCTGGACATGCAGCTAATACTATGGCGGTTGCGACTTTTTTATTTTTGATTCTAAAGCCCTATTTCAAATATTTCGGATTTATATTTCTGTGGCCTTTAATTTTTGCTTACAGCCGAATTTATTTAGGATTGCATTTTCCAGGTGATATTCTTACTGGCTATTTCTTCGGAGCTCTTTTCGGATTTTTGCTTTATTTAGTTTATAGAAAGCTGAAACCGCAGTATTTTCCGGGATAGATTTTTAAGATGCTAAGATACTAAGGTTCTGAGATACTAAGTTTTTTAAAGGTGCTAAGTTTTTAAGATTCTGAGATTCTGAGATACTAAGTTTTTTAAAGATATATATTATAAATTGCCTCCAGCTTTAGCTGGAGGTTTTTTTATGGGCAAATAAAAAGGCTTTAGCCAAATTATCGATTGCTTAATTTGGCTAAAGCCTTGGATTCTAGATCAGATTCCTCCAGCTAAAGCTGGAGGCAATTCAATAATATATTTTTCAGTTTAAAAATTTAGAAATCTTAGTGTCTCAGAACCTTAGAATCTAAAAATTTATAGAACACGACTAACCGTCAATCCATCACGAATTGGCAATAAAACAGTCTCCACTCTTGGATCGTCTTTTAAAAGCTGATTGTATTCTAAAAGCACTTTTGTGCTGACATCGTTTGGATGAACCGGTTCTAGAATTTTTCCGCTCCATAAAACATTATCAGATAAAATGATACCGCCTTTATTCATTTTTGGAACAATCATTTCCCAGTAATTCAAGTAGTTTTCTTTGTCGGCATCAATAAAAACCAAATCAAATTTCAGGTCTAAATCTGGAATAATGTTTACGGCTTCCCCTAAATGCTGAAAAATTTGTTTTCCCCAAGGCGATGCGTCAAAATACTTTCGCTGAAAATCGACTAATTCTTCTTTGATATCAATGGTATGAAGTTGTCCGTTTTCCTGCATCCCCTCGCATAGACACAAAGCCGCATAACCCGTATAAGTTCCAATTTCAAGAATATTGACTGGACGAATTAATTTTGAAAGCATGCTTAAAACACGGCCTTGAAAATGACCGCTTAGCATTCTTGGCAAAAGTATTTTCTGGTAGGTTTCTTTATTAAGTTTCGCTAGCAATTCTGGTTCATTTTCAGAATGCTGTTCGATGTAATCTTCTAATTCTTGAGATATAAAATGCATGTTGAAGTATCTTGTAATTTGAAAACAAAAATACAAAAATATCTGCTTGCGATTGGGCATAAAAAAAAACATCCGCCGTGAGCGGATGGTTTCTGTTAAGATTACTATGAAATTTATTTTTTCAAAGCTTCGTTTACCTCTTTAGCTGTTTTTACGGTTCCGTCTTTTGCAGCTTTTGCAGCATTTTCTACTTTTTCAGCACCTTTTTTGGTGGCATCTTTCACATCATTTGCTGCTTTTTTAGTCGCGTCTTTTACGTCTTGAGCTGCAGTTTCTGTTGCATCTTTTGCTTTAGTTGCTGCATTTTCAGCTTTGCTTACCGCGCTATCTTTTACTTCTTCGATATCAGAGGTAAGAGAATCTACTTTGTTGCCGAGCGTTAACTCATCTTCTGCAGGTTTGTTTTCTTTTTTCTCGCATGATTGAACAGCGAATGCTAATAAAGCAATAACAGCTAAACTTAAAATTTGTTTTTTCATAATTTCAATTTTTTTTAGGTTGATAAAACTTAAAGGTTACATGGCTGAAAAATAAAATTACAAATTTTAAAATGATTGAGCTCTTTGTAAGATTATTTTTTCTTTTAAGAACAAAACAATTCTTATGCCAAAATTTTAAAACTATGTTGATTCTCCTTATTTTTTTTGGAAGAAAAATATTAGTTTTTGTATAAACTAAAATTAATTACAATATCGTCTTTTACTTTAATCAAACCAGCCATTTTTACTGGTGGCTCCAACTCAATATCAGAGAATTTCAAACTAAGCGTTCCTTGGATTTTATCGTCGGTATTATAAAGCATAAAATCTTTGTATTTGAGTGTTTTGTCTGTTATAAAAAAGTTTAATCTGCATTTGTAATTTTTCCCCACTGGTTTTATATCGCTTATGGAAACTGTGCTGTTGGGGAATTTTTTGACTTTTACTGTTCCTTGCAAATCCTTCGTCATTATTTTGTTGCCACAATCAAAGTTTGACATTTTGATGTCAGTATTAAAAGTGTTTTTTTTAACTGAGTTTACGTAAACAGTATCCTTTATAGAAAAGGTGTTTGAGCAATTGTATTTGCCAACAGTTGATAGACCTGTGATTTCTATTTTTATTTTATTGATAGGCACAGCTGTATCTTCTGCAAAAAAAGTGGGTTTAGCACTTCCGAAGAAAAAGAAAAGTGCTAAACCCATAATTAAGATTGAAAATCTTGTTTTCATTTTTTTTATATTAGAATGCAATTGTTGCTTCGAATACTAAACCTTCAAATTTACCACCATAAAAGTTGTTTAGATTTCCAGTAGTAGGATCTCCAGTAAATTGTGAATAATCTTTATATTTTTGATTAACGTAGTTTAGTTTAGCTAAAATGTTTTTAGTCATAAACCAACCAGCACTTGCTTCAAATTTATCTACAGTAACCTTTTTAGCATCAGCATTAGATAATTTTCCAGATACGGTATTGTATTTTCCTCCAATATAGAATTGTTCAGTGTTTCCAAATCTGTAAATAAGCTCTGAAGCATATTGATTAGCAGTACGTTTGTCATCAGTTCCAGCTTTATCTCCTCCTGATGCTAATTCGATTGTTCCGAAGAATTCAAGTCCTTTATATTTTACAAAAGGGTTAATCATGTATGTAGTAGCCCAATTTTTGAAATTAGGGTTGAACGTTGCCTCTGGAGTAGATGTTTTATTAAAACTAGTAGGAACATCTGTAGTAGTTGTAGAAATAACAGTACCATCAGCATCAGTCTTAGTGATCGTGTTTTTGTAAGCGTTATTATTCAAAATACCCCAATAACCAAATCCTGATCTATTAGCGCATATATGTTTGCATTACCAAGGTTTGCATTATGGTAATAAGAACCAGTTATTCTTACTCTTAAATCTTGATTAAGCTGTTTATCATAACCAAGTTTAGCTAAGATTGAAGGGCTGTGCGTTGTATTAGCGTTTGGACCAGCAGGATAAAAAACTTCTTCATTACTTTGATTTAAGTTACCATTTGTAACACCTAACATGCTAACCAATCCATTTCTGTTGTAGTAAACCTCCATACCCATTTCTGTAGTGAAAGAATACATAATGTTGTTTCCAACAAATGCATTTCTGATTGTATTACCATTATCAGAACCTCTAAAGTGAGCATCACCAAAATTGTTCTCCATTTGCCCAATTTTAATTGTAGCATATTTCATTACATCAGCCAAGAAATCTTTTTTGATGAAGTCTAACTTGTCAATTTGTAAGTAACCACCTTTTACATAAGAATCATTGTGGTGTCTTGAAGCCAAATAAACATCTAAATTAACTCTTACTCCATCAAATAATTGAGCACCAATATACATATCAGCAGCAGGAAGAGTAAAATTGTTTTCAGTATTCATTAAACGATACCCTGTAATTGATCTAGTGGTTGTTCCAGTAGCTGTAGTAGTTGTAGTCGTAATGTTATTAGGTTGGTCGTTGAATGAATTTGTTGCTTGAAAATCCATGTTGAAAGCACCCCCAAGGTCAATACTAAGACCTTTAAATTCTCTAGTGTCTTTTTGTACGTCAAAAACGTTGATACCGTCTTTTCCTCTAGAGATTTGGTTTTGCATGTTTCCAAAGCTTACTTGTGCCTGAACAGCAAATGTGCTGATTAATGTGACGAATAGAATATAAATTTTCTTCATGGCGTTTATAAATTAAAGTTTAAATTGAATTTTAGTGTTAGGTCTTGACCTGTTTTTATTGTTCCAAGCATTGCCGTTGGCGATTTCATTCCGAAATCTGTAAAAGTGATTTTGTTAGTTCCCTGAAGGTTTAAACCATCTTTTGTAACCGTTGTTTTTACAGAGGTTTTGTAAACTTTGCTAACTCCAGCAATGGTATAAGTTCCTGTAAGTTCCCAAGTTGTTTCGTTTACTTTTTCAGCAGATTTAAGAACATATTTAATGTTTTTGTTTTTGTCTGTTTTTAAAGTTTCATAAGCCACTTTATCCATGCTTTTTTTCTCGCTTTTTACGCTTTCTGCTAAAAGAGTTACAGTCAAAGCTTCAATGTCTGTTAGTTTTCCGTTAGTAATGTTTAAAGTAGCTGTTCCAGTTCCAGAAGTCGATTTCATTTCCCAGTCGTGAAGTGTAGAAGTACCCGCAACAGAAAAAGTTGATTTGCTATCTAAAGCATATGATTTTTGTGCTGTTGCAAAAGAGCTGATTCCTAAAAATGCTGTTACAACGGCGAAAAGTTTTAATGTATTTGTTTTCATTTTTGTCATGTTTATATTATAAAAAATAAGTTAATTGTCGGCCAGTTTCTATTTAGTACTAAGAATGTTGTTTTAACTTGTATCAAAGATCCTTCTATAAATCAGCTTAATACATGATAAAAGTCATTGTTAAAATTTTATTAAATAGGTATTTAATAACTACAACGTTTTCATTTTCTATAGAATCGATCAGTTACGCAAAAAGAGATGCTTCATTTTATTGAATTGCTATTTTTTAACATTTAATTCGAAGAGATAAAATGTTAAAAAAGAATGTTTTTTAACATTAAGATTTAGCTTAAGATAATATTGAAGATTACAGTTAGATCTTTTCCTGCTTTTACAACTCCCAAAGCAGCTTTTGGAGGTGTCATTTCAAAATCGCCAAAAGTAATTTGATTAGAACCTTGCAAAATGATGCTTCCTTTGTTTGTAGTTACTTTTACCTGAGTTTTAAATTCTTTGCTTACGCCTGCAATAGTGTAAACACCCGTTAAGTTCCAAGTTGTTTCATCAAGCTTTTCAGCAGATTTTAAAACATATTCAATGTATTTGTGTGTTTCGGTATCCATTGCTTCATAAGCCACTTTGTCCATGCTTGCTTTGTAGCTTTTTAAGCTTTCAGCCAATAAGGAAACATTTAAACTATTAATGCCTGTCAGTTTAGAGTCTTTAATGATTAAATTGGCTGTTCCTGTTCCTTCTGTAGATTTCATTACCCAGTCGTGTACGGTAGAGGTTCCCGCTACTTCAAAAGTTGAGTTTGCAGCTACGGTATAATTTCTTTGTGCATTTGTATGTAATGAAATTGTGGTGAAAATTACTGTTAGTAAAAAGGATTGAATTGTTTTCATGTTGATAAAGTATAGGTTAATCATTTAAATAAGGAAGTTTT from the Flavobacterium sp. genome contains:
- a CDS encoding YceI family protein is translated as MINLYFINMKTIQSFLLTVIFTTISLHTNAQRNYTVAANSTFEVAGTSTVHDWVMKSTEGTGTANLIIKDSKLTGINSLNVSLLAESLKSYKASMDKVAYEAMDTETHKYIEYVLKSAEKLDETTWNLTGVYTIAGVSKEFKTQVKVTTNKGSIILQGSNQITFGDFEMTPPKAALGVVKAGKDLTVIFNIILS
- a CDS encoding O-methyltransferase; translated protein: MHFISQELEDYIEQHSENEPELLAKLNKETYQKILLPRMLSGHFQGRVLSMLSKLIRPVNILEIGTYTGYAALCLCEGMQENGQLHTIDIKEELVDFQRKYFDASPWGKQIFQHLGEAVNIIPDLDLKFDLVFIDADKENYLNYWEMIVPKMNKGGIILSDNVLWSGKILEPVHPNDVSTKVLLEYNQLLKDDPRVETVLLPIRDGLTVSRVL
- a CDS encoding DUF6702 family protein, giving the protein MKKRIIYPLLGVLFVLTSAFAFHKFYVGVFQVNYAAEKKMLQITSRIFIDDLNNAMEKKYHKKTFVGTSKETPADVELLKKYLSEHFSIKVNGQQKVITFLSKEVEADDVLVCYSRIKDIDKFKTLEISNTILVDWNSEQQNITHISAFDTKRSVLFTESSRKELLKY
- a CDS encoding GNAT family N-acetyltransferase, coding for MITIREIPSKETYTVRQPVLRKGKPIESCVFEGDDLESTHHFGLSENENLTGIISLFEKINPIFAAQNQAQIRGMAVLEIHQKKGIGEALVRHCEVYCNENQIDLIWFNARTAAVGFYQKMNYQTLGEAFDIKDVGEHYLMFKKL
- the pepE gene encoding dipeptidase PepE, producing the protein MKSIIIASTSTLHGGNYLEYILPTLKTHFKNCKTILFIPYARPGGISHDEYTQKASEAFNSININVKGIHEFENPQDAIKNAEGIFTGGGNTFLLVTQLYKNNIMQLLSETVKNGTPYLGSSAGSNICGLSMQTTNDMPIIYPPSFQTLGLIPFNLNPHYLDADLQSKHMGETRETRIKEFHAFNSIPVLGLREGSWLEVKGEKITLKGALSARLFQQNQEAQELETESDLSDLK
- a CDS encoding twin-arginine translocase TatA/TatE family subunit, translating into MFGIGGGELVFILFIVLMLFGSDKVPEIARTMGKAMAQLKNATNDIKSEIQKGAEANGLDAKSLNDITGNINAEINNAKSNLLGDTGNLLGDTATEIEKVKEDIDTLSGPIKRQM
- a CDS encoding phosphatase PAP2 family protein; protein product: MLQKIQELDKDLLIFLNGLGSETYDKLWLIITNQLYWTPFFLFLFYLIYKKIGGKQTLYLLLFIAVLIAFTDQTCNLFKHTFQRLRPCNDPEINSIIRVVQVRKSYSFFSGHAANTMAVATFLFLILKPYFKYFGFIFLWPLIFAYSRIYLGLHFPGDILTGYFFGALFGFLLYLVYRKLKPQYFPG
- a CDS encoding YceI family protein, translating into MKTNTLKLFAVVTAFLGISSFATAQKSYALDSKSTFSVAGTSTLHDWEMKSTSGTGTATLNITNGKLTDIEALTVTLLAESVKSEKKSMDKVAYETLKTDKNKNIKYVLKSAEKVNETTWELTGTYTIAGVSKVYKTSVKTTVTKDGLNLQGTNKITFTDFGMKSPTAMLGTIKTGQDLTLKFNLNFNL
- a CDS encoding carboxypeptidase-like regulatory domain-containing protein, translating into MRVNKIIAIVVFLFFVQIGFGQKNDVKLLAGKVQEQSSPVEGVNIINNATQATAVSDSDGNFSIAVREGDVLVFSAVNLDPVRIRIAPEHLINSSLVVKMTAKEVELKEVVVNENANITAENLGIIPYGQKKYTPAERKVYTATSTSIDKLLNKISGRTAMLKKEVNVEKKEALFRKLEYLFEENYYTDRLKIPVDDIKGFQLFCVDDADFAVSLNTKNKTMSMFLITDLARKYLIILENEK
- a CDS encoding carboxypeptidase-like regulatory domain-containing protein, whose amino-acid sequence is MAGQACWSQTLERSVFNGKVTSNTLDLEGVYVINAQTEETVTTNASGSFSILAKPDDVLVFSSISFKEKRVLLKQEDFSNLNFSVNLTMVMYQLQEVVVKRYDNINAESLGIVPLGQKKYTAAERKLQTATALNATADAGMMAGGSISADPLLNFFSGRTAMLKKEVAVEKKEFFMRLLENMFSLDHFIDRLKIPADYVKGFEYYAIENDKFTAILNSKNKTSTEFLLGELAVKYKEMIAGESK